In the genome of Granulibacter bethesdensis CGDNIH1, one region contains:
- a CDS encoding ATP-dependent nuclease, protein MRIKGVEIENFRLLRDVAVGLEERTTLIVGRNNSGKTSIAELFRRLLGEKAPSFRMEDFSLGCHECFWTAFEAFRTEASEPDVVALLPSIKVTIDITYDVNAPDLGPLSDCIVDLDPNCSDTRLILTYGPRPAAPTTLFADLTVGEDVAVNRATLFRALGSRISGAYTASLEAVDPNDATNRKALEPKTLTALVRGGFINAQRGLDDDTHRERDVLGKVVEVLFQSALTDPVDPAKRTTAEQLKAAVEQIQGDLHAGFNAKLTSLLPTFDLFGYPGLSDPGLVTETSFDVDKLLNDHTKVRYVGVNGMTLPETYNGLGVRNLVYMLLQLLRFFREYQAEPTAAGVHLIFIEEPEAHLHPQMQEVFIRQLDQITSAFVAQLNENKPWPVQFVVTTHSPHMANEARFEAMRYFLSIPDGEGMRRSVVKDLRRGMGGAPEPDREFLHQYLTLTRCDLFFADKAVLIEGTAERILLPAMIRKTDSAAAGQPKLGSQYLSVMEVGGAYAHRFFDLLSFLELRTLIITDIDAVKPNDGGKRVAVPVAEGLFTSNGCLKAAFGNDVSPQTLLGKTAAEKITGIRRIAFQIPEAPGGPCGRSFEDSFILANPARFPLDDDDKALAAYELASDQKKSAFALGHAIEHTDWNVPKYIAEGLRWLAEGNPAPAEPNPPIAVEIVAGAAGVAVNVTGVSADG, encoded by the coding sequence ATGCGAATCAAAGGGGTCGAAATCGAAAATTTCCGCCTTCTGCGAGACGTAGCGGTGGGCTTGGAAGAGCGCACCACGCTGATCGTGGGCCGAAACAATAGCGGCAAGACCTCGATTGCAGAGCTGTTTCGCCGGCTCCTTGGCGAGAAAGCACCCTCATTCAGAATGGAGGATTTTTCTCTCGGTTGCCATGAGTGCTTCTGGACGGCGTTCGAAGCCTTCCGGACTGAGGCTTCAGAGCCAGATGTCGTCGCGCTCCTCCCATCCATCAAGGTCACGATTGACATCACGTATGATGTCAACGCTCCCGACCTTGGCCCGCTGAGCGACTGCATCGTCGATCTCGATCCGAACTGTAGCGACACAAGGCTCATCCTCACTTACGGCCCTCGGCCAGCCGCACCCACCACACTTTTCGCAGACCTCACGGTGGGCGAGGATGTGGCGGTCAACCGTGCAACCCTTTTCCGGGCGCTGGGCAGCCGCATATCAGGTGCCTACACGGCGTCCCTGGAAGCAGTCGATCCCAATGACGCGACCAATCGAAAAGCCCTGGAGCCGAAAACCCTCACAGCGCTGGTTCGGGGCGGTTTCATCAACGCGCAGCGCGGTCTTGATGATGACACGCACCGCGAACGGGATGTTCTGGGTAAGGTCGTGGAGGTGCTCTTTCAGTCGGCGCTCACCGATCCCGTCGATCCCGCGAAGCGTACAACGGCCGAGCAGCTCAAGGCGGCGGTTGAGCAAATTCAGGGCGACCTTCACGCCGGCTTCAATGCGAAACTCACTTCGCTCCTGCCGACGTTCGATCTGTTCGGTTATCCCGGCCTCTCCGATCCTGGCCTCGTCACCGAGACCAGCTTCGATGTTGACAAGCTGCTGAACGACCACACGAAAGTTCGCTACGTCGGTGTAAACGGCATGACCTTGCCTGAAACCTATAATGGGCTCGGCGTGCGCAATCTGGTCTACATGCTGCTTCAGTTGCTGCGATTCTTCCGCGAATATCAGGCGGAGCCGACTGCGGCCGGCGTGCATTTGATTTTCATCGAAGAACCGGAAGCCCACCTGCATCCCCAGATGCAGGAGGTTTTCATCCGGCAGCTGGATCAGATCACCAGCGCCTTTGTTGCTCAGCTTAACGAAAACAAGCCCTGGCCAGTCCAGTTCGTCGTAACTACCCACTCCCCGCATATGGCGAACGAAGCGCGGTTCGAGGCCATGCGTTATTTCCTCTCGATTCCAGATGGCGAAGGCATGCGCCGTTCAGTCGTGAAGGATTTGCGCAGGGGTATGGGGGGCGCACCCGAGCCCGATCGCGAATTCCTGCATCAGTATTTGACCCTGACGCGATGCGATCTGTTCTTCGCTGACAAGGCCGTCCTGATCGAGGGTACGGCGGAGCGCATCCTGCTCCCGGCGATGATCCGCAAGACTGACAGCGCCGCTGCCGGCCAGCCGAAGCTCGGCAGCCAGTATCTTAGCGTGATGGAGGTCGGCGGCGCTTATGCGCATCGCTTCTTCGATCTCCTGTCGTTTCTCGAATTGCGCACCCTCATCATCACCGACATCGACGCGGTGAAGCCGAACGATGGCGGGAAGCGCGTCGCCGTGCCTGTGGCAGAGGGTTTGTTCACGAGCAATGGATGCTTGAAAGCCGCGTTCGGCAACGACGTCTCACCGCAGACCCTGCTTGGGAAAACCGCTGCCGAGAAGATCACCGGTATTCGGCGCATTGCTTTTCAGATACCGGAAGCGCCGGGCGGTCCGTGTGGCCGGAGCTTCGAGGACTCCTTTATCCTGGCCAACCCTGCACGTTTCCCCCTCGACGACGATGACAAGGCGCTTGCGGCCTACGAGTTGGCCAGTGATCAGAAGAAGTCGGCCTTCGCGCTAGGTCACGCGATCGAGCACACGGATTGGAATGTGCCCAAGTATATCGCCGAGGGGCTGCGCTGGCTGGCGGAAGGCAATCCGGCCCCTGCGGAGCCAAATCCCCCCATCGCGGTCGAAATCGTTGCGGGCGCCGCGGGCGTCGCGGTGAACGTGACCGGGGTTAGCGCAGATGGCTGA
- a CDS encoding UvrD-helicase domain-containing protein: protein MAEEVENPADAAGRVALERMFACLDNGHSFRLEAGAGAGKTYSLDKALRRLIDRRGAELLRRGQQVGCITYTNVAKDEIISRIQAHPAVRTETIHGFCWSVLQDFQSTLRALVPALESWAERLEPVGGIGTRRVHYELGYPSVGDHQVTLRHEDVLALMIQALAYPKFRAVLTARYPILLIDEYQDTDADFVNAIKARFLDAGQGPQLGLFGDHWQKIYGEGCGLVEHASLDVIDKNANFRSTDPIVQVLNRMRPALPQMVRDPTLPGEARVFHTNLWPGVRRTGQGGGHWTGDTSPEAAKAYFAHIKHRLAAEGWDLAVGKTKILMLSHSVLAREQGYSSIPPIYGQFNDPWLKKDDPHIKFLADQLEPACAAFTAKRYGEMFECFGTGTPKIRKHADKVAWTDAMTTLIALRTSGTIGEVVDFIAAQPHMRLPGQVEDAEKRLADVGPDAVEGESRRVTQLRKLRAVPYVELIALDRFIDGYTPFATKHGVKGAEFENVLVIVGRGWNKYNFGQMLEWIEPGPPADKTDFFENNRNLFYVACSRPKVRLALLFTQVLSANAMARLTAWFGADNIVALPADPGGVPA from the coding sequence ATGGCTGAGGAAGTAGAAAATCCAGCCGACGCCGCCGGGCGAGTTGCGCTTGAGCGAATGTTTGCGTGTCTCGACAATGGGCACAGCTTCCGTCTGGAGGCTGGCGCCGGGGCTGGCAAAACCTACTCGCTTGACAAGGCTCTTCGCCGCCTAATCGATCGCCGAGGTGCCGAGCTGCTTCGTCGCGGCCAGCAAGTCGGCTGCATCACTTACACCAACGTTGCCAAGGACGAGATCATCTCTCGCATCCAGGCCCATCCGGCGGTGCGGACCGAGACGATCCACGGCTTTTGTTGGTCTGTCCTGCAGGACTTCCAATCGACACTGCGTGCGCTTGTCCCCGCACTTGAAAGCTGGGCAGAGCGTCTCGAACCTGTTGGCGGCATTGGTACCCGCCGTGTCCACTACGAGCTGGGATACCCTAGCGTCGGCGACCATCAGGTGACGCTTCGGCATGAAGACGTTCTCGCGCTGATGATTCAAGCGCTTGCTTATCCGAAATTTCGAGCGGTTCTGACCGCGCGCTATCCCATCCTTCTCATCGACGAATACCAGGACACCGATGCCGACTTCGTCAATGCGATCAAGGCCCGGTTCTTGGACGCGGGCCAAGGCCCGCAGCTAGGCTTGTTCGGCGATCACTGGCAGAAGATCTATGGTGAGGGCTGTGGTCTGGTCGAGCACGCGAGTCTGGACGTGATCGACAAGAATGCAAATTTCCGATCCACCGACCCGATTGTCCAAGTTCTCAATCGGATGCGGCCAGCTTTGCCGCAAATGGTGCGAGATCCCACCTTGCCGGGTGAGGCGCGCGTGTTTCACACCAACCTTTGGCCGGGCGTCAGGAGGACCGGACAAGGTGGTGGCCACTGGACGGGCGATACAAGCCCCGAGGCGGCGAAGGCATATTTTGCGCATATCAAGCATAGGCTCGCGGCCGAGGGCTGGGACCTCGCGGTCGGAAAAACCAAGATTCTCATGCTCAGCCATAGCGTTCTCGCACGCGAGCAGGGCTATTCGAGCATCCCGCCGATCTATGGCCAGTTCAACGATCCTTGGCTGAAAAAGGACGATCCACACATCAAGTTTCTGGCCGACCAGTTGGAGCCCGCTTGCGCCGCCTTCACGGCGAAGCGTTACGGCGAAATGTTCGAATGCTTCGGTACTGGGACGCCTAAAATCCGTAAGCATGCGGACAAGGTTGCTTGGACGGATGCCATGACCACGTTGATCGCGCTACGCACGTCGGGGACGATCGGCGAGGTTGTCGATTTCATTGCAGCGCAGCCGCACATGCGTCTTCCTGGGCAAGTGGAAGATGCGGAGAAGCGACTGGCCGATGTTGGCCCCGACGCGGTGGAAGGAGAGTCCCGACGCGTGACCCAGCTTCGAAAGCTGCGTGCGGTCCCATATGTCGAACTGATCGCCCTTGACCGCTTCATCGACGGGTATACCCCCTTCGCCACCAAGCATGGCGTCAAGGGCGCGGAATTTGAGAACGTCCTGGTGATCGTTGGCCGCGGATGGAACAAATATAATTTCGGCCAGATGCTCGAATGGATCGAGCCTGGGCCACCCGCTGACAAAACCGATTTCTTTGAGAACAACCGTAATCTCTTCTACGTTGCATGCTCTCGGCCTAAGGTCCGTCTGGCCCTCCTGTTTACGCAAGTGCTCAGTGCAAATGCGATGGCGCGACTCACGGCTTGGTTTGGAGCTGACAACATTGTGGCCCTGCCAGCAGATCCTGGTGGCGTGCCGGCATGA
- the eno gene encoding phosphopyruvate hydratase codes for MAAIADIIAREILDSRGNPTVEVDVTLESGAQGRAAVPSGASTGAHEAVELRDGDKSRYGGKGVLHAVSFVEGEIFEAIGGMDASEQLRIDETLIAVDGTPNKSRLGANAMLAVSLATAKAAANHQGVPLYRYLGGVYARTLPVPMMNIVNGGKHADNPIDIQEFMIQPVAAPTIADAVRVGAEIFAALKKELSAAGHNTNVGDEGGFAPGLKSAEEALSFITKACEKAGYRPGEDVTFALDCAATEFFKDGVYDLEGEGKKFDAAGMVRYLEDLAAKFPIVSIEDGLAEDDWEGWKLLTDTLGRKVQLVGDDLFVTNPDRLRHGIALGTANAILVKVNQIGTLSETLEAVETAHRAGYAAVMSHRSGETEDSTIADLAVATNCGQIKTGSLSRSDRTAKYNQLIRIEQDLDTSGRYAGRTILRG; via the coding sequence ATGGCCGCAATCGCAGATATCATCGCCCGCGAAATTCTCGACAGCCGGGGGAATCCCACGGTTGAGGTCGATGTCACCCTTGAAAGCGGCGCTCAGGGCCGTGCCGCTGTACCGTCCGGCGCTTCCACCGGTGCGCATGAAGCAGTCGAACTTCGCGACGGGGATAAAAGCCGCTATGGCGGCAAGGGCGTGCTGCATGCTGTCAGCTTTGTGGAAGGCGAGATCTTTGAGGCCATTGGTGGCATGGATGCCTCCGAACAGCTTCGTATTGATGAAACCCTGATTGCCGTTGACGGCACCCCTAACAAATCCCGTCTGGGCGCTAATGCGATGCTGGCTGTTTCGCTGGCCACTGCCAAGGCTGCTGCGAATCATCAGGGCGTTCCGCTGTATCGCTATCTTGGCGGTGTGTATGCACGCACCCTGCCGGTGCCGATGATGAACATCGTGAATGGCGGCAAGCATGCCGATAACCCCATCGATATTCAGGAATTCATGATCCAGCCGGTTGCCGCACCGACGATTGCGGATGCGGTGCGGGTGGGGGCTGAAATCTTTGCCGCCCTCAAGAAGGAACTGAGCGCAGCCGGTCACAACACCAATGTCGGGGATGAAGGCGGTTTTGCACCCGGCCTTAAATCGGCGGAAGAAGCTCTTTCCTTCATCACCAAGGCCTGTGAAAAGGCTGGCTATCGTCCGGGTGAGGACGTCACCTTTGCGCTGGACTGCGCTGCGACCGAGTTCTTCAAGGACGGGGTCTATGATCTGGAAGGCGAAGGCAAAAAATTCGATGCGGCCGGAATGGTCCGCTATCTGGAAGATCTGGCCGCGAAGTTCCCGATCGTCTCTATTGAGGATGGTTTGGCCGAAGATGACTGGGAAGGCTGGAAGCTGCTGACCGATACGCTTGGCCGCAAGGTCCAGCTGGTGGGCGATGATCTGTTCGTCACCAACCCGGATCGTCTGCGTCATGGCATCGCATTGGGAACTGCCAACGCGATTCTGGTGAAGGTCAACCAGATCGGTACCCTCTCTGAGACGCTGGAAGCCGTGGAAACCGCGCATCGCGCCGGTTATGCGGCGGTCATGAGCCACCGTTCAGGTGAAACCGAGGATTCGACCATTGCTGACCTCGCTGTTGCCACCAATTGCGGTCAGATCAAGACCGGCAGCCTGTCCCGTAGTGATCGCACCGCGAAATATAATCAGCTGATCCGTATTGAGCAGGATCTTGACACATCCGGCCGTTATGCGGGTCGCACTATCTTGCGGGGCTGA
- a CDS encoding FtsB family cell division protein yields MRTVRRKLKSAVAPTVFLALLGYFSWNVTRGNLGLQSYHEHQADMMQAAKDLEAAKADLASWERRIKGLGSSRLDTDSLDERSRAMLNLADPTDIVVMYPKGDKLF; encoded by the coding sequence ATGCGGACAGTCAGACGGAAGCTGAAAAGCGCGGTGGCCCCTACCGTGTTTCTGGCATTGCTCGGATATTTCAGTTGGAACGTCACCCGCGGTAATCTGGGTCTGCAATCCTACCACGAGCATCAGGCGGATATGATGCAGGCAGCAAAAGATCTTGAGGCTGCCAAGGCCGATCTTGCCTCTTGGGAGCGGCGGATCAAGGGCCTCGGTTCATCTCGTCTCGATACCGATTCATTGGATGAGAGGTCCCGGGCCATGCTCAATCTGGCTGATCCCACCGATATCGTAGTGATGTATCCCAAGGGTGATAAACTGTTCTGA
- the pdhA gene encoding pyruvate dehydrogenase (acetyl-transferring) E1 component subunit alpha, giving the protein MARMTQATKGNRTPDNRGQKISDQRPLDQKALLTAFQDMMLIRRFEEKAGQLYGMGLIGGFCHLYIGQEAVVVGIQAALEDGDQVVTSYRDHGHMLATGMDPKGVMAELTGRRDGYSRGKGGSMHMFSREKNFYGGHGIVGAQVPIAAGIAYANQYRGNGKVSVVYYGDGASSQGQVYETYNLAALLKLPVLFVIENNKYGMGTSVDRATASHDLSQNGTPWNIPGRQVDGMDVQAVYEAAREAVAHCRSGKGPYLLEMQTYRYRGHSMSDPGKYRTREEIQKMRAERDCIDHARQELIALGTDETVLKEIEDAIKKRVAEAATFAQESPEPDESELWTDILAENGVEA; this is encoded by the coding sequence ATGGCGCGTATGACGCAGGCCACAAAAGGCAACAGGACACCCGATAACAGGGGTCAAAAAATATCTGATCAGCGACCGCTCGATCAGAAAGCACTACTGACTGCTTTTCAGGATATGATGCTGATCCGCCGCTTCGAGGAAAAGGCGGGACAATTATACGGCATGGGGCTGATCGGTGGTTTCTGCCACCTGTATATCGGTCAGGAAGCCGTCGTTGTGGGCATTCAGGCCGCACTGGAGGACGGTGATCAGGTCGTCACATCCTACCGCGATCATGGGCATATGCTCGCAACGGGCATGGACCCGAAAGGTGTGATGGCTGAGCTGACTGGACGCCGGGACGGTTATTCCCGGGGAAAAGGCGGTTCCATGCACATGTTCAGCCGGGAGAAGAATTTCTACGGCGGTCATGGCATTGTCGGCGCACAGGTGCCGATTGCGGCTGGTATCGCCTATGCCAATCAGTATCGCGGCAATGGCAAGGTCAGTGTCGTTTATTATGGTGATGGCGCTTCCAGCCAGGGGCAGGTGTATGAGACTTATAATCTTGCCGCCTTGCTGAAGCTGCCGGTTCTGTTCGTGATCGAGAACAACAAATACGGCATGGGTACCAGCGTCGATCGCGCCACGGCGTCTCATGATTTGTCGCAAAACGGCACACCCTGGAACATTCCGGGCCGTCAGGTGGACGGGATGGACGTACAGGCCGTCTATGAGGCGGCCCGGGAGGCCGTCGCGCATTGCCGCTCCGGCAAGGGGCCGTATCTGCTGGAAATGCAGACCTACCGCTATCGCGGTCATTCCATGTCTGATCCCGGCAAATACCGGACGCGGGAGGAAATCCAGAAAATGCGGGCCGAGCGTGACTGCATTGATCATGCCCGTCAGGAACTGATCGCCCTCGGTACGGATGAGACTGTTCTGAAAGAAATCGAGGACGCGATCAAAAAGCGCGTGGCCGAGGCAGCCACTTTCGCTCAGGAAAGCCCGGAGCCGGATGAATCGGAGCTGTGGACCGATATTCTGGCCGAAAATGGGGTGGAAGCATAA
- a CDS encoding pyruvate dehydrogenase complex E1 component subunit beta has protein sequence MATQILMPALSPTMTEGRLARWLVKAGDTISAGDVVAEIETDKATMEVEAVDEGRISRLLVEEGAEGVAVNTPIAELAEEGESEAPATSSAPPSLQQDKEAPKEPLKAPPTAPATVISAAEEKDWGPTKPITVREALRDAMAAEMRSDDRVFLLGEEVAQYQGAYKVSQGLLDEFGEKRVMDTPITEHGFAGFAVGAAMAGLRPICEFMTFNFAMQAIDQIINSAAKTRYMSGGQMSCPIVFRGPNGAASRVAAQHSQCYASWYAHVPGLKVVAPWSSADAKGLLRAAIRDPNPVIVLENEILYGQSFDCPVDEDFVLPIGRAKIERVGTDVTIVAFSIAVGTALKAAEQLADQGISAEVINLRSLRPLDTDTIVRSVKKTSRLVTVEEGWPFAGIGAEIAMQIMEHCFDWLDAPPIRVHGLDVPLPYAANLEKLALPQPEWVVDAVNRSMQGAR, from the coding sequence ATGGCGACGCAGATTTTAATGCCGGCGCTCAGCCCGACCATGACGGAGGGGCGGCTGGCACGTTGGCTGGTCAAGGCGGGGGATACGATCAGTGCCGGTGACGTTGTGGCTGAAATCGAAACCGACAAAGCCACTATGGAAGTTGAAGCTGTCGATGAGGGGCGCATCAGCCGTCTGCTGGTCGAGGAAGGCGCAGAAGGGGTCGCGGTAAATACCCCGATTGCCGAGCTGGCGGAAGAAGGTGAAAGCGAGGCTCCGGCCACATCATCGGCGCCACCTTCGCTTCAGCAGGATAAAGAAGCTCCGAAGGAACCGCTAAAAGCTCCCCCCACTGCTCCAGCCACTGTCATATCCGCTGCCGAAGAAAAAGATTGGGGTCCGACGAAGCCGATCACGGTGCGCGAAGCCCTGCGGGATGCGATGGCGGCGGAGATGCGATCAGATGATCGCGTTTTCCTCCTGGGTGAGGAAGTGGCGCAATATCAGGGTGCGTACAAGGTCAGTCAGGGATTACTCGACGAATTCGGTGAGAAGCGTGTGATGGATACGCCGATTACCGAACATGGATTTGCCGGTTTTGCCGTGGGCGCAGCCATGGCCGGGTTGCGGCCGATCTGCGAGTTCATGACCTTCAACTTCGCCATGCAGGCCATCGACCAGATCATCAATTCCGCCGCGAAGACACGGTATATGTCGGGCGGTCAGATGAGTTGTCCCATCGTGTTCCGGGGACCGAACGGCGCGGCCAGCCGGGTCGCGGCCCAGCATAGCCAGTGTTATGCCAGCTGGTACGCCCATGTGCCCGGTTTGAAAGTGGTGGCGCCATGGTCCTCGGCGGATGCCAAGGGGCTGTTGCGCGCTGCCATTCGTGATCCCAACCCGGTGATCGTGCTGGAGAATGAAATTCTCTACGGCCAGAGTTTTGATTGCCCGGTGGATGAGGATTTCGTCCTGCCCATTGGCCGTGCGAAAATAGAGCGTGTCGGGACGGATGTGACAATCGTCGCTTTCAGCATCGCGGTCGGGACGGCGCTGAAAGCCGCGGAGCAGCTGGCGGATCAAGGCATCTCGGCGGAAGTGATCAATCTGCGCAGCTTGCGACCGCTGGATACCGATACCATCGTGCGCAGCGTGAAGAAGACCAGCCGCCTGGTCACGGTGGAAGAAGGCTGGCCGTTTGCTGGTATTGGTGCGGAAATCGCCATGCAGATCATGGAGCATTGTTTCGACTGGCTGGATGCTCCGCCGATCCGGGTGCACGGGCTGGATGTGCCACTTCCCTATGCCGCCAATCTGGAAAAGCTGGCCTTGCCGCAGCCTGAATGGGTTGTGGATGCGGTCAATCGCTCCATGCAGGGGGCACGCTGA
- a CDS encoding pyruvate dehydrogenase complex dihydrolipoamide acetyltransferase yields the protein MATTILMPALSPTMTEGTLARWLKKEGDTITAGDVIAEIETDKATMEVEAVDEGVLGRILVPDGTEGVAVNAPIAILVEEGEAIPDQGDIPAPAKASAIPAAESSVPAKLEPKAIASSGPDRTENRIFASPLARRIAKEAGIDLTSLTGSGPSGRILRADVEKAKGTGGKPASASTAAPAATGATHKLVPHSGMRRTIARRLTEAKQTIPHFYVTMDVALDALLKLRADLNARSPAEGQEGAFKLSVNDLIIKAAGLALRRVPGVNAAWSEDGILLFEDVDISVAVSIPDGLITPIIRQADRKGVVSISTEMKELAARARKGGLQPSDYQGGGFSISNLGMYGVRDFAAIINPPQAAILAVGAGEQRPVVRDGALAVATVMSCTLSVDHRVVDGALGAQWLGAFRQIVEDPLSLLL from the coding sequence ATGGCAACCACTATTCTGATGCCCGCGCTCAGCCCGACCATGACGGAAGGCACCCTGGCGCGCTGGCTCAAGAAAGAAGGCGATACCATCACCGCTGGCGACGTGATCGCCGAAATCGAGACCGACAAGGCCACCATGGAGGTTGAAGCCGTCGATGAGGGCGTGCTCGGTCGTATTCTGGTGCCGGACGGAACCGAGGGTGTGGCCGTCAACGCCCCTATCGCCATTCTGGTCGAGGAAGGGGAGGCTATACCCGATCAGGGGGATATTCCGGCTCCTGCCAAGGCTTCTGCCATTCCTGCCGCTGAAAGCTCCGTTCCTGCGAAACTGGAACCGAAGGCTATTGCCTCTTCAGGGCCGGACAGAACAGAAAATCGTATCTTCGCTTCTCCGCTCGCACGGCGTATCGCAAAGGAGGCCGGAATTGATCTGACATCATTGACTGGCAGTGGGCCCTCAGGCCGTATTCTCCGAGCGGATGTCGAAAAAGCGAAGGGAACGGGTGGAAAACCGGCTTCGGCATCTACTGCTGCTCCGGCGGCAACGGGTGCAACTCATAAGCTGGTGCCGCATTCCGGCATGCGCCGCACCATTGCCCGTCGTCTGACCGAGGCCAAGCAAACCATCCCGCATTTCTATGTGACGATGGATGTCGCACTGGATGCGCTGCTGAAGCTGCGTGCCGATTTGAATGCCCGCTCTCCGGCGGAGGGGCAGGAAGGTGCGTTCAAGCTCTCCGTGAATGATCTGATCATCAAGGCGGCGGGACTGGCCCTGCGCCGTGTGCCGGGCGTCAATGCTGCGTGGAGCGAGGACGGAATCCTGTTGTTCGAGGATGTGGATATCAGCGTCGCCGTGTCCATTCCCGACGGGCTGATAACCCCGATTATCCGTCAGGCCGACCGCAAGGGCGTGGTCTCCATCAGCACGGAAATGAAGGAACTGGCGGCGAGAGCACGCAAGGGCGGATTGCAACCCTCGGATTATCAGGGGGGTGGCTTCTCCATTTCCAATCTCGGCATGTATGGCGTACGGGACTTTGCAGCGATCATCAATCCACCGCAGGCCGCCATTCTGGCAGTGGGGGCTGGTGAGCAGCGCCCTGTGGTCAGGGATGGAGCCTTGGCCGTTGCCACGGTAATGAGTTGCACCCTGTCGGTGGATCATCGCGTGGTGGATGGCGCGCTTGGGGCGCAATGGTTGGGTGCGTTCCGGCAGATCGTTGAAGATCCATTGAGTCTGCTGCTGTGA
- a CDS encoding GNAT family N-acetyltransferase encodes MSRVILTNGRFLIREANRGDVPHLVRFIRDLATFEQLSHEAIANEEDFEQAFFGPFPRVFALLACVEGKPVGVAVWYYTFSTFTGRHGIYLEDLYVDPPFRRRGIAQGFFTSLARIAVQEGLRRFEWAVLDWNEDAITFYRRMGAVGMEEWTVQRVTGEALERLAED; translated from the coding sequence GTGAGTCGGGTGATCCTGACAAATGGACGTTTCCTGATTCGCGAAGCGAACCGGGGTGACGTTCCGCATCTTGTGCGCTTCATCCGCGATCTGGCGACATTCGAGCAGTTATCCCATGAAGCGATCGCAAACGAAGAGGATTTCGAACAGGCATTTTTTGGCCCGTTTCCCCGCGTGTTCGCGCTGCTTGCCTGTGTGGAGGGAAAGCCGGTCGGGGTTGCCGTCTGGTACTACACGTTCAGCACTTTCACCGGACGGCACGGGATTTATCTGGAGGATCTTTATGTCGATCCGCCGTTCCGCCGGCGTGGCATCGCACAGGGGTTTTTCACGTCTCTGGCCCGGATTGCGGTGCAGGAGGGGTTACGACGGTTCGAATGGGCCGTGCTGGACTGGAATGAGGATGCCATCACTTTCTATCGCCGCATGGGTGCTGTCGGCATGGAAGAATGGACAGTCCAGCGCGTGACGGGGGAGGCGCTTGAGCGTCTCGCGGAGGATTAG